A segment of the Bombus huntii isolate Logan2020A chromosome 14, iyBomHunt1.1, whole genome shotgun sequence genome:
TATGTGGTAAATGGACATAAACTTTGTTATGCCattaaatcaattaaatattttatacctaatattaaatattacctGTGCGACTGTTTGTTCCCCAAGTGGGATATCATCTGTTCTTAATGCCACCCTTTGAACCACGCTCGAGGCATCAGCATCAAGAATAATTCTGaaaagtttcaaatttttatttctctttttattaatgttaGCATATTGTTTAAACACTTTTATTTACCCTCCATCACAAATTTCATCCATTGCTAACATGACTATGTCTAAGCTGTCTAAAACAGCTTTTCtttcaacattttttcttaaaatttgaCTCACTGAATCatataaacaatttaatacACTCATTAAGATCagctaaaataaaattcaagaattaaaatataacaatatcTTCTATTACTAATATAACTGAATATTTAGGGTTTGCGCATACCTCATTTTCATGAGAACTTCCCATAACataaaagaataaatctaCGTTACTTCTATAAACACATGTTAAACCATCCAGCATTATAATTTCTGCATTTGCTCTGTGCGTTTTGTTGAAAAGATTTTTTTCAAACGTTTTCTGTTCCTTCGATGTAAGAAATATGAGTTTGTCATAATATTTAGCTAATATTCTGTTACCATCATTGTCCAAAATGACCATACCCTTGACGGTATAAAGTGTTGGTTcctataaatatacaatatatgtgtaaaaATATCTTGCTAAatcataatttattaaaaaatctttctCATGTATGCACCCATATAAGACTCAAATATGATTTCGTTTAATAATTACACATGTTACGCAGTGTTACACTGCATTGAAAGAGGTTAGAAAACACTCTCATTTAATCATCTTTAATAAATGGGGACAAATACGGAAAGCAAACTTAAAATCAGTAGAAATCATACGCGTTGCTGAAATTCGCGATCCTGGTCACTCCGAAGCATTGGAGAGAGGTTATGCTGTACAACTTTCGATGATCCAGCACGATTCATGATTACGATTGCACGAGACGATACTTATATCAAGAATATATTAACAATAAGTGCACTTTGCTACCAaatctatataaaaaaatgtagcaTACGCATTAAGAAACCTACCGATAGCTGACCATCCATGTTTATGTCAAGCTTGACGTGTCACTGCCTACACTGCTACTACACTACGTAAATCATGCTGTTTTCCAGCCAATTAATTCAATCGCCGAATAGGTTAAActaattgtaaaatttgtcatttctaAAGAAGTATCTTTACTACATGTTGCAACTCTTTAATTTTAGTTCCTATACTTACATCGCATTTGCTTATAATCTGGTTGCAAACTAATAAAGGAATTGGTTGTAAATAACTTAgtagatataaaaaaaaatttcatttatatgaaaatcaaaattaaccaattaaatcacacatatatgtaaattcattatttacaattttacataattttataaaatgattatgttgcaaaaatatatgatacatcttcattatatatattataatttattattatgtatagATATTTTCAACTATTATACATTAAGATTTAAATATTCAGTCGAAATACTATTTAAATTTTAGCtacttccttcttttttatcaCATTTGAATATTTCCTGAAAAATTCAGGTCCATCCCATTTTCCGctgtaaattataataatttatgaagGTCTATACTTTTTCCATGCGAAAATCGCAAACTTATTCCTAATTTACAACAAATTTACCGAATCATTAAGGTCCAATATAAAAGCGGGAATACGTAGGCTTTTAGTATAAACGTGAAATAATATTCTCGACCTTGATTTATGGGGAATGTTTCCAATGGTTGCAAATTATAATCAAATTCTGCCAAAATACACTTGCTATAACCAGTAACTAAAGGACAGGATGAATAACCATTGTAGGCCATAATCATTGGTTTACCAGCCAAGTCAtccataatatttttatacaatactTTTCCCTGAGCAGCtgtgaaaagaaaaatctgaAATAAACTATAGTTCAACAATTATTAAAGAATGATACAGTACCTATTGCTGCCATAGTTTTAGAGTTTGGTGTGCTAATACAATCTCCGATTCCGTATATGTTCGAGTACTTTGTGTGACGTAGAGTTTTAGGATCAACTGACAAAAATCCTACTTCGTTTGTTAATGAAGAAtgttttttcaaaatatcagGTGGGCCCATTGGTGGACATACATGAAGTAGTGAATACTAAATGGAAAGATattgtaaattgtaattatatattacacacatatataagctctctttatataaaaaataaagatatactTTTTCAACAAATGTTTCATTTGATCCATCtaatttttgaaatacagCTTCTTCTGTAGCTGGATCTATCTTTATCAGATTAGTTTGAACATTTACagtaatattccttcttttgCAAACATCCCAAAGAGCATCAGCATATTTTTTAACTCCAAATATAACTGGTAAAGCAGTGTTATACACAACCTTTATATTATCGCGTACTTTTTGCTttggagaaaaaataaatatgaacaTATGCATACTGAGATTTAAgagatattataattatttacatttcgaaAATACTCTTCTGCAATATATGCAATCTTTTGAGGTGCTCCAGGACACTTAACAGGACTGTTTGGAAAAGTAAATATTGCAGTACCATCCTTGGTTCTTGTAATTTTTGGAAACACATTTATAACAGTCTCAGGTCCATAAATCGAGCAAACACCTGACATATTATCTTTAAGACTTTCTATTAAACCTGGTATCTATatgtataaaacaaaaaattaatttttttatttattagttaaaaggtataaaatattttgtccaACCTCACTTTTTCCCAATGTAATTGCAAACCCATTGCAATGATCATGATTTCATATTGAACAGTATCTCCATTGCTCATAGTCACTTGATTATGTGGTGGTTCAAAACTCATTACATTTTCTTGAAACCACTTAGCATTCTTTGGTAAAGTATCtttcattaacttttttgAATGTTCAAAAGATCTTATGCCACCGCCGATCAAAGTAAACATTGGCTGATAATAATGtatctataaaaaatattactctgcattatttatataccataaaatactttatttaattataaaaatattcaatatttttattattcaaataaaaatttgacaaAAGATGTTTTACTTCATTTGGTTCTATTATAGCAACTTGGTCTTTAAATGTATCAGCGAATTTTGCAGCCATGCTACAACCTCCAGTACCACCACCCACTACTAATACTTTACACCTAAAGCAtttttcattaacattaatattGACATGATTGTGAGATTTTTAACATATCTAATCTAGATCCTGCTTTCATAAATAAGAATACTTACGAATGATGAATATCTCTATATCCATTCTTGATTACTATCTGTCTTTTCAATCtccaaatatttaaacaagacATAGTATGACGTAGGTTCTTAATATGACTCATTCCTAAATTCAACAAAGATGGTTTgattaaattatgaaaatatatataaaatgaatataCTTAACTATGAAAGAGATGTAAacttgtaaattataaatcacTGTATCATCTTAATTAATTGATCAGAGTAATAATGCagataataatacaaaagACTTCTATAGTAAATCATAAAAAATGATCATAATCTCTATTACGTTGAAGAAcgtaaaagatatatttttgaatattggGACAACATACCTGTGTCTTTATAACAGAAACGTCAATTAAAGGTGATATATTCTCGTTGAAATTTGTAGAGTAACTGTAGTTTGAATTATATATACTTTTTCAACcataaatgaataatacaCAGACAAAATCTACTTTTTAAAGTCAGAGATTTATAAAGTGAAAATACATAACAGTAATCATGACAGACTGATACTGATATTGCATTAATACGACatcgatatttattaacaCCGCTGTACGAGTTTTAATCGTATATCGAATTGTATCGAAATATCAGAAATCGATCTCTTCGTATCGATATGGATCTCGTACTAAAAACAATCGATTTCTTCGTACGAATATAGATCTCATTTCAAAAAGAAATACTTTTACGGAAATTTGAGTAACGATTTAAAACTTACTATTTAATATtactaaataattaatatataattgaaaaGCTTCATTTAATATTGAacaaaaatacttttattttttttcggtcctttaaaatatatattatatgtcgGAGTCAGGTTGGCATTTTGGGGCGTTCGATGAACCTTTACTTATTTTACCGTCGCGAATGTAGCCAATATTTATCAGTACGAATGTGGACACTACAAGAGGCTATGAGTCATAGTAATGGGATGGTCGAGATGATGGTGACAACaaattcaggttcgataacgaatctacGATCCACGGGAGGACAAGTATCAACGTACTACTCGATTCGGATAACTCAATCGGCAATTCGTCCAACGACTCTAACACTCTAACTCTAACTCCCTTAATCCAAAAGAGGCTGCCCTTACATACTCCTGTCCCTGCTTCTCGGgttaatctttgtttttaaggagagccataTAATCGTTTCATACCTCTATCAGGTACATGTCCCTTCCGTGACCGTAGCTACGTCCGGTAACCTGCcatgtcacttcgagcccaaaCTCATCGTTATAAAGTTTGGAACATTAagactatttcttatttttattacttaaggatggctatagtaaaagtctggactagtGTATTAGGGTTTTTCCCCAACTTCCGGACGGGAAATCCCGTTGTCTTTCCGAAGCCATGCGGGGAACGAAAGCCGAAGCTTtcccttggaaattttgggaacatcctctagtactttagcctagattttatcatagctgtaattgtttaaaatttgtgatagcgagattgggctcgaggtgacaattggtcgccgaacgtagccacggtcacgagataaacgttttgcctaatggaggtctggagtggttgtatgggtTTTCCGAGAAGTGTgattgtggcggcatgcggcctggagagcgggcctagctaCGTGTGaggttgcctcggaggtgtcgatacaatgggacatacattgtatcatAACCAAACTCCAggtagaaactgcctagcaacagCGTTCGGAACTTCTCGATACTTCTAACGAGTGCGTATCGAATTGCAGACAAGGCTGGCATTcgtgcgattgccttggagagtgacacATCGAACATTTTCGTCAATCGTATTTTGCGCGtaagattattttttacgCTTAGTAGAAACGGCTTCGTTGGCCGTgaattcgtttgaacccaacaaaaacattgttaatagtgttcattaaattcattattcgtaaatcatattattcattaatcCTACTATTCGTTAAGCTCATTATTCATTAGACTTATTATCTGTTAAACTTAATTATtcgtacaatttattattcactAACTTCATTGTTcatcaaatttattattcattagacttattatttgttaagctttgTGATAGtcttgtatatacgtgtacatatgatctcggctttgtgaaacgatggctagtccacgcGAAGAGTTGTcacgcgcccaaaattccgaTTTTaacccgacatcagaagtgggatcagaaCCGCTTAAAGTGATACAAGAACAGATGGCCTTTATGCGCGAGTTAATTCAAACGCTAGTGCAAAAGCCGACGGAGCAAGTGCCGAGTGCGGAACCTGTGAGTCTAGCGTTACCACGTTTTAACCCCGAAGCCGCGGGCGCCGACTCGGCTGCGTAGTGCGCGATCGTTAGTGTGATTATGGAAAAAAGGCCTCTACAAGACGACGAGTTATATCTCGCTATAAGTCGTGCTCTAGAGGGTACAGCAGTACAGTGGTTTACGCAAGTTCCGGTCAGTGGTCTTACTTGGACACGGAACATTTTCTTGCGCGTTATGGTGGCACGGAGACGGCAACCTCATTGCTAATGAGGATATTCAACGAACAACCACTGAAGGACGAAACCACGGGGACTTTTGGTAATCGTCTTCGCTCCCTTCTGTCGGCGAAATGGGGAGATCCAATCCACGCCGAATTAATCAACGCTGTCGTCCTCCTACGACTGATTTCGCATGACCAGCGTGTCGAACGGATAGCACTTACGAATGATATCCAGACTTAGGATCAATTCTATAAGGAAATGAGAGCTCTCTCTTACGCGAGGAAGAGACCGGTACCTTCGTCAAATAATCCACCGGCAGAACCAGAAGCTAAACGAAGCACAGGCCGTCAGTTTTTCGGATTAAGtctgtggcggatcggtatcaataggacgcagacaggtcgaggcatcaacgcggcgcaacacctcccgggcgatccgctggtaccaaccgccaacactagagggtTACGACGccaacgagtctgtctaactcgctagcggtcgaatatacgagcgattgatacaaataccgcacctagcgagactccctctacgtctaaggcagggactaccgggcatagccttactgacgagtccaccggtagtcccgggacgaaacgcacaactctcttttcatccgccACAAGCGCTACCGCTGTGGTGCTTCCGGACATAGGAGAACGGAGTGTCACGCGAAAACCCCAAACTAGGAAGGAGCAGGATATACGAAATCCAAAGGAAAAACGACCAGCCGCATCGTCGAAGGTGACTTGCTTCAAATGCCATGAGGAGGGACATATCGCGTCTAATTGTCCATCATTGCGGAAAAGAAGCCACGATTCTGTCACGTAAAGTTGGTACTTGGGTTGTAGTAAgaaggctgagtcgtaacccaactactaattttcctttataaaactttattataaatgttaaCACTTACAAAATAACACCGAACCGGAGAAAAGGGGTTGTATGAATACAGCAACTAGAAGAAGAACAGGAACTGCCCGagctgggtgaagtctcggtttatatacgttttggttttagGATGTTAAGGGGCTAggtgtaggttatgatgtGGAAAAGTGTCTGAAGATCGGGGGTCCATATCCTATCTCTGATGTGGACTAAGGTGCGTCACAGTCTTGGTGTATGCTATGGTGTTAAGGTGGTGATGTGTccaaaagtgtccgaaggtcggcGGTCGATGTCTTATCACTGATGTAAGTTGAGATGTGATTGATGTCACAATTCCATTGACGAACACCGGATCGACTCCTGTGTAGTGGAAGCTCCGGCTGGTAGATTAAGCCATCTGAGTGAGTTGTATCCATTTTACTTTGATTCTGGGGCCGAATGTTCGTTAATTAAAGAGTCCTTAGCCTCGAAATTTTTGGGTAAAAGAATAACCGATATAGTAGTGATGCGGGGAATCGGGAATACTTGTATTAAGTGTACACTTCAGATTTTCTCCACTGTTTGTATTAATGGTCTTACATTGGAGATAGTTTTTCATGTCCTTGCtgatgattatttaaaatacgaTATCATGATTGGTCGCGAGATTTTAAGCCAAGGATTCGACGTAAAGTTCACGCAAGATAGCctcgttatttgtaaaacaaagaTCATTAACGCCTGTGGTAAAGTCGCGGAAGATGCGGTCGACATTAACGTGGTTGACACTGATGCGATCGGTAACGATAAAGATCGATTAATCTCTgttctcgaaaaatttaaGGAATCATTCATTACGGGTTTCCCGCGTACTCGCGTCAGTACGGGCCAGTTAGAAATACGGCTAATTGATCCCAACGTCACCGTGCAAAGAAGCCCTTACAGGCTTAGCGAGGCAGAGCGAAGAATAGTACGCGAAAGAATAGACGAATTAATTAGAGCAAAAATTGTAAGGCCTAGTAATTCGCCGTTCGCGAGCCCCATGATACTCGTGAAGAAGAAGGATGGCTCAGACAGATTGTGTGTAGACTTTCGAGcgctaaataaaaatacggtcgcgAATCGGTATCCCTTACCTCTTATTGCTGATCAAATCGCGAGATTACAGAGTGCGAGATACTTCATTAGCCTGGACATGGCCAGCGGATTTCACCAGattcccattcatcctaactcgacgaaatataCAGCGTTCGTTACCCCTGACGGTCGATACGAATACGTAACGATGCCGTTTGGATTGAAAAATGCACCAGCCGTTTTCCAGAGAGTCATTTTCAAAgccttaggcgacctcgcTTATTCGTATGTCGTTGTTTATTTGGACGACGTTCTAATAATTGCCGACTCAATAGACCAAGCTCTAGAAAGGTTGCACGTTATACTAAACACCCTCGTAAACGCCggattttcttttaatttggCTAAATGTTCCTTTCTGAAGACGTCGGTACTTTATTTGggatatgtaatttataacggagaagttcgtccaaatccgggaaaaatacaagctttgaatttttttcctacaccgtcgaccgtcacacagcttaggcagttcataggtttggcctcttacttccgaaaatttattcctaaattttcacaagtAATGAAACCCTTGTATGCACTCACTTCTAGTAGCAAACACATAACTTGGACGGATAAGCACGAAAAGATAAGATAAAAGGTGTTTTCCGTCCTGACCGACGCGCCGgtgttaatgatatttgacCCCAATCATCCCATAGAACTGCATACCTACGCTAGTTCGGGAGGGGGGTATGGGGTTTTAATGCATAAGATCGAGGGGAAAAACAGAGTCATTGAATACTATAGTAAAAGGACCAGTCCCGCGGAATCCAGATATCATTCGTACGAACTGGAGACATTAGCAGTAGTAAGCgccgtcaagcatttccgACACTATTTACATGGGCAGAAATTCCTAGTTGTTACCGATTGTAATTCTTTGAAAGCCTCCTGcaataaagtaaatttaaaCGACCGGGTTTATAGGTGGTGGGCTTATTTGCAAACATTTGATTTCGACATCATATATCGAGAGGGTAAACGAATGGCCAacgtagatttcttttcgcgaaaccCCGTAGACTCGAACCACCGTATGATCAACAAAATCGCAGAGAAGATTAATCTAGCCGAGATCTCCGAAGACTGGCTATTAGCGAAACAACGTCGCGATCCACAAATTGTAGaaatcgttaataaaatacagaaCGATGAGCTTGCGGACGATATCGCGAACACCTACGAGTTACGATCCGGTACCCTTTACCGTAAGGTACAACGAAAAGGCAGCACCCTCTGCTTACCTATCGTTCCAAGAGGCTTTAGATGGTCCGTCATTAACCATGTGCATCagtcaattatgcacttaggttgggataaaacgctcgAGAAACTCTACGAGTAttactggttcgaaggaatggcgaAGTATGTTCGTAAACTCGTCGAGAACTGCCATGCTTGTCAAGTTTCGAAGGCTAGTTCAGATAAAATACAAGCTGAACTACATCCCATACCTAAGACCGGCATACAGTGCACATGGACATCACGGGCAAGCTAAGTGGCAAAAATGATTCGAAAGAGTATGTCATCGTCTTGGTCGATGCCTTCACGAAATTCGTGTACCTACATCATACTCGCTAGTTGGATTCGCTTAGCGTTATCAAAGCACTTAAGTCCGCTATATTTTTGTTCGGTAGTCCCTGTCGGATAATAGCAGATCAGGGAAGATGTTTTACGGGCCGGGAATTTCAAGAGTTCCGTAAAAGCAAACAAATTAAAGTTCATTTGATTGCGACCGGTGCAAGTAGGGCCAATGGACAGGTAAAACGTGTTATGAGCGTACTAAAAAGTATGTTTACCACGGTAGAAACGACCGGGCGTTCATGGCAAGACGCGATCGCAGAGATACAATTGGCTTTGAACTGTACCACCAACCGTGCGACCAAATCGAGCCCTTTAGAGTTATTGATCGGTAGAACAGCAAGACCATATGACTTATTACTACCTGATAAtatcgaggaaaaagaaatagacaTCTCCAGTGTAAGGCAACAGGcaataaaagaaatggaaactAATGCTAGGTACGACAAAGAGAGATTCGACAAAACCAAAGCTAAAGTGGTTAGGTTTAATCTCGGTGATTTGATACTACGCCAAAATGAAGAAAGGAACCAGACAAAACTGGATCcaaaattcaggggtccattTGCGATATCGGAGGTTCTGGAAGGAGACCGATATACTTTGAAAACACTGAATGGGAAAAGGTCATACAAGTACAGTCATGATAGGTTAAGAAAAATGCCGGATAGTTGTATTCCTGTTGAGTTGGATGTCGATGGTGATGACGAGAACAGTGGCCATGGCGATGTGAGTACCCCGATCTCAGAGGATCGTAGGATTATATGAGGCTGGGTGCGGCCATGGGGTGGAGTTCAGTGTGGTCAAGCACTGGAAGTGACAATGTCACAAAGCTGGAGCTGGTccagtaccgacagcgacaatgtcacgaagctggaGCTGGTccagtaccgacagcgacaatgtcacgaagctggaGCTGGTccagtaccgacagcgacaatgtcacgaagctggaGCTGGTccagtaccgacagcgacaatgtcacgaagctggaGCTGGTccagtaccgacagcgacaatgtcacgaagctggaGCTGGTccagtaccgacagcgacaatgtcacgaagctggaGCTGGTccagtaccgacagcgacaatgtcacgaagctggaGCTGGTccagtaccgacagcgacaatgtcacgaagctggaGCTGGTccagtaccgacagcgacaatgtcacgaagctggaGCTGGTccagtaccgacagcgacaatgtcacgaagctggtTATGGAACGAACTTTGAGTGAATGTGCGATTCGAAGGATGAGACTATCATTGTGATAGCCCACAGGATGCAACTGGCACTTTGAATGCAAATCATAATGATACTAATCTTGTTTCCTTCTGTTTTGTTGTCGAAGGTACACCCGAGGACGTGTGACAGTCAGGACGGCCGTGTCGgggatgaaaggaaagccgaagcctttccttggaaattttttgaacatcctctagtactttagcctagattttatcatagccgtaattgtttaaaatttgtgatagcgagattggattcgaggtgacaattggTCGCCGAACGCAGCCACCGTCACgagatgaacgctttgcctaacggaggtctggagtgctTGTATAGGTTTTTCGAGAAGTGTgattgtggcggcatgcggtctcgagagcgggcctagccacgtgtgaggTTGCCACGGAGGTGCC
Coding sequences within it:
- the LOC126873325 gene encoding sulfide:quinone oxidoreductase, mitochondrial, which gives rise to MSHIKNLRHTMSCLNIWRLKRQIVIKNGYRDIHHSCKVLVVGGGTGGCSMAAKFADTFKDQVAIIEPNEIHYYQPMFTLIGGGIRSFEHSKKLMKDTLPKNAKWFQENVMSFEPPHNQVTMSNGDTVQYEIMIIAMGLQLHWEKIPGLIESLKDNMSGVCSIYGPETVINVFPKITRTKDGTAIFTFPNSPVKCPGAPQKIAYIAEEYFRNQKVRDNIKVVYNTALPVIFGVKKYADALWDVCKRRNITVNVQTNLIKIDPATEEAVFQKLDGSNETFVEKYSLLHVCPPMGPPDILKKHSSLTNEVGFLSVDPKTLRHTKYSNIYGIGDCISTPNSKTMAAIAAQGKVLYKNIMDDLAGKPMIMAYNGYSSCPLVTGYSKCILAEFDYNLQPLETFPINQGREYYFTFILKAYVFPLLYWTLMIRGKWDGPEFFRKYSNVIKKKEVAKI
- the LOC126873328 gene encoding coatomer subunit zeta-1 isoform X2; this translates as MDGQLSEPTLYTVKGMVILDNDGNRILAKYYDKLIFLTSKEQKTFEKNLFNKTHRANAEIIMLDGLTCVYRSNVDLFFYVMGSSHENELILMSVLNCLYDSVSQILRKNVERKAVLDSLDIVMLAMDEICDGGIILDADASSVVQRVALRTDDIPLGEQTVAQVLQSAKEQLKWSLLK
- the LOC126873328 gene encoding coatomer subunit zeta-1 isoform X1 codes for the protein MNRAGSSKVVQHNLSPMLRSDQDREFQQREPTLYTVKGMVILDNDGNRILAKYYDKLIFLTSKEQKTFEKNLFNKTHRANAEIIMLDGLTCVYRSNVDLFFYVMGSSHENELILMSVLNCLYDSVSQILRKNVERKAVLDSLDIVMLAMDEICDGGIILDADASSVVQRVALRTDDIPLGEQTVAQVLQSAKEQLKWSLLK